The following proteins come from a genomic window of Natronosalvus vescus:
- a CDS encoding monovalent cation/H+ antiporter subunit E has protein sequence MGSERLLIPLSESPTVRQTVAYAVQSGLEGAPEALTCHLVVAVPYEAEVPEERETLEAANRLLDRAMTWVQEDATDVDADVSCETAVLGTDEYLFGPKDYAETFAAYADDHDLDRLVLDPEYHPGASAPLLQPLERELERVGLPFVEAPVERPAQHERLVGTASWSRFLSLFGVSFAFYLVLGDPTYWFDLVTGTAVGLIVALTLSHVTFTTAPTFPTSPLRVLRFSIYVPYLIVEIVKANLLISLVILRPSMPINPKMTRVKTRVRSGLPLLALANSITLTPGTLTVRANDQRLLVHTLIDDAREDLFDGGLERAIRFVFHGRGSASIASPRERGDTEVLEAGGEES, from the coding sequence GTGGGCAGTGAGCGCCTGCTGATTCCGCTCTCCGAGTCGCCAACCGTCCGACAGACGGTCGCCTACGCGGTACAGTCCGGCCTCGAGGGAGCCCCCGAGGCGCTCACGTGTCACCTCGTCGTCGCCGTCCCCTACGAAGCGGAGGTGCCCGAAGAGCGCGAGACGCTCGAGGCGGCGAATCGATTGCTCGATCGGGCGATGACGTGGGTACAGGAGGACGCGACGGACGTCGATGCCGACGTCTCCTGTGAGACGGCCGTCCTTGGCACCGACGAGTACCTCTTCGGCCCGAAGGACTACGCCGAGACGTTCGCCGCCTACGCCGACGATCACGACCTGGATAGACTGGTGCTCGACCCCGAATACCACCCCGGCGCGTCGGCACCCCTGCTCCAACCGCTCGAGCGCGAACTCGAGCGGGTCGGCCTCCCGTTCGTGGAGGCCCCGGTCGAGCGACCGGCCCAGCACGAACGCCTCGTCGGGACGGCGAGCTGGAGCCGTTTCCTCTCACTATTTGGCGTTTCCTTCGCGTTTTACCTGGTTCTCGGCGATCCAACCTACTGGTTCGACCTCGTAACCGGCACCGCGGTCGGCTTGATCGTCGCCCTGACGCTCTCACACGTGACGTTCACGACGGCACCGACGTTTCCGACGTCACCGCTACGGGTGCTCCGATTCAGTATCTACGTCCCCTATCTCATCGTCGAGATCGTCAAGGCCAACCTGCTCATCTCGCTCGTCATTCTCAGACCGTCGATGCCGATAAACCCCAAAATGACGCGCGTGAAGACCCGCGTTCGAAGCGGCCTGCCGCTGCTCGCACTGGCCAACAGCATCACGCTCACGCCCGGCACGCTCACGGTTCGGGCGAACGACCAGCGCCTGCTGGTTCACACCTTGATCGACGACGCCCGCGAAGATCTCTTCGACGGCGGCCTCGAGCGGGCGATTCGCTTCGTCTTCCACGGCCGTGGCTCGGCGTCGATT
- a CDS encoding quinone-dependent dihydroorotate dehydrogenase codes for MTLYSRLRPLAFALPPETAHDLGKRLLRASQSTRPTRAALRHAYRYDHPALEIERFGSRFPNPVGVAAGFDKNAECTHALSALGFGFVEIGTVTPYPQRGNDRPRLFRLLEDDAMVNRMGFNGHGMERVKTRLEADGIPNVPLGVNVGKMNTSSEDEAIEDYRRVFDRLSPFADYVVVNVSCPNTPETFDESSPEHLEAIFETIAAENDADVPVLVKIGPDSPDESILDLLEIVESEGVDGIVATNTTTSRDGLRSPEREEWGGMSGAPLCDRSTEVIRLLATHTDLPIVGVGGVDSAESAYEKIRAGASLVQLYTGFVYNGPTTAQEINRDLVSLLTADGFSSVEAAVGADLE; via the coding sequence ATGACGCTGTACTCGCGGCTTCGGCCGCTCGCGTTCGCGCTCCCGCCCGAGACGGCCCACGACCTCGGAAAGCGACTGCTCCGGGCGAGCCAGTCCACGCGGCCGACGCGAGCAGCCCTTCGTCACGCCTACCGGTACGACCACCCCGCCCTCGAGATCGAGCGCTTCGGCTCCCGGTTCCCCAACCCGGTCGGGGTCGCCGCCGGTTTCGACAAAAACGCCGAGTGTACCCACGCGCTCTCGGCGTTGGGCTTTGGCTTCGTCGAAATCGGAACGGTGACGCCGTACCCCCAGCGAGGCAACGATCGCCCGCGGCTGTTCCGCCTGCTCGAGGACGACGCGATGGTCAACCGAATGGGGTTCAACGGTCACGGGATGGAACGCGTAAAAACGCGGCTCGAGGCCGATGGGATCCCGAACGTCCCGCTGGGAGTCAACGTCGGGAAGATGAACACCTCGAGCGAGGACGAAGCGATCGAGGACTACCGGCGCGTGTTCGATCGGCTCTCCCCGTTTGCCGACTACGTCGTCGTCAACGTCTCCTGTCCGAACACACCCGAGACATTCGACGAAAGTTCCCCCGAGCACCTCGAGGCGATCTTCGAGACCATCGCGGCCGAAAACGACGCCGACGTGCCGGTTCTCGTCAAGATCGGCCCAGATTCGCCCGACGAGTCGATCCTCGACCTCCTCGAGATCGTCGAGTCGGAGGGCGTCGACGGCATCGTCGCGACGAACACGACGACCAGCCGTGACGGTCTTCGGTCGCCCGAACGCGAGGAGTGGGGCGGAATGAGCGGCGCGCCGCTGTGCGATCGCTCGACCGAGGTAATCCGCCTCCTGGCGACGCACACCGACCTGCCGATCGTCGGCGTCGGCGGCGTCGACTCGGCCGAGAGCGCCTACGAGAAGATCAGGGCGGGTGCCTCGCTCGTCCAGTTGTACACTGGGTTCGTCTACAACGGCCCCACGACAGCGCAGGAGATCAATCGCGATCTGGTCTCGTTGCTCACGGCGGACGGCTTTTCGTCGGTCGAGGCGGCGGTTGGGGCGGATCTCGAGTAG
- the allB gene encoding allantoinase AllB has translation MTVDLVVRNGTVVTPAGASIDAGLAIEDGTIVAVGQSDQLPEAARTLDAAGNVIVPGIVDCHIHNREPGLEYKEDWESATRAAAAGGVSTVVGMPNTDPVIDRPEHLELKFDRGEASAHVDFQSFVVVTSENLERISALDEAGALGYKIFLGSTVGDVPPPNDGEIIEAMERIRETGKRLGFHEENGEIVDYTTEQFKTDGKNRPIDFARSRPVIAEREAIERMCTFAEETGAKIHMYHVSSGSGAEAVARGKDRGIDVTAETCPHYLWFTEDVLREKGNVARIQPPIRNADERDRLWAALENGAIDSIATDHAPHTAEEKLVDDPFGNTWDAISGFVGLETEIPVMLSFVADGRLTLEEWVYHHSVRPAQIWGMYPQKGSLQVGTDADVTIVDPDLEWTLEDPSELHSKHPVTPFEGESFTGKAVTTIVRGEVVYDDGEVVGEAGFGTRVDVD, from the coding sequence ATGACCGTCGATCTCGTCGTTCGAAACGGTACCGTCGTCACGCCGGCGGGTGCCAGCATCGACGCCGGCCTCGCCATCGAAGACGGAACGATCGTCGCCGTCGGCCAGAGCGACCAGTTACCCGAGGCAGCGCGTACCCTCGACGCCGCGGGGAACGTGATCGTCCCCGGCATCGTCGACTGCCACATCCACAACCGGGAACCGGGCCTCGAGTACAAAGAAGACTGGGAGAGCGCGACACGGGCGGCGGCCGCCGGCGGCGTCTCGACCGTCGTCGGGATGCCGAACACCGATCCCGTCATCGACCGCCCGGAACACCTCGAGCTCAAGTTCGACCGCGGGGAGGCGTCCGCCCACGTCGACTTCCAGAGTTTCGTCGTCGTCACCTCCGAGAACCTCGAGCGGATTTCCGCTCTCGACGAAGCAGGCGCGCTCGGCTACAAGATCTTTCTCGGTTCCACCGTCGGGGACGTCCCACCGCCGAACGACGGCGAGATCATCGAGGCGATGGAACGCATCAGGGAGACGGGCAAACGGCTGGGCTTCCACGAGGAAAACGGCGAGATCGTCGACTACACCACCGAGCAGTTCAAAACGGACGGGAAGAACAGGCCGATCGACTTCGCCCGCTCGAGGCCGGTGATCGCCGAGCGCGAAGCGATCGAACGGATGTGCACCTTCGCCGAAGAGACTGGAGCGAAGATCCACATGTACCACGTCTCCTCGGGATCGGGGGCGGAGGCGGTCGCCCGCGGGAAGGATCGGGGGATCGACGTCACAGCGGAGACGTGTCCGCACTACCTCTGGTTCACCGAGGACGTCCTGCGCGAGAAGGGGAACGTCGCCCGGATCCAGCCGCCGATCCGGAACGCCGACGAGCGCGACCGACTCTGGGCAGCCCTCGAGAACGGAGCCATCGACAGCATCGCCACCGACCACGCACCCCACACGGCCGAGGAGAAACTGGTCGACGATCCGTTCGGAAACACCTGGGACGCCATCTCGGGCTTCGTCGGCCTCGAGACCGAGATTCCCGTCATGCTCTCGTTCGTCGCGGACGGGCGACTTACTCTCGAGGAGTGGGTCTATCACCACTCGGTTCGGCCCGCCCAGATATGGGGTATGTATCCGCAGAAGGGCTCGCTCCAGGTAGGTACCGACGCCGACGTGACGATCGTCGACCCCGATCTCGAGTGGACGCTCGAGGATCCGAGCGAACTGCACTCGAAACACCCCGTGACGCCGTTCGAGGGCGAGTCGTTCACCGGGAAGGCGGTGACGACCATCGTGCGCGGAGAGGTCGTCTACGACGACGGCGAGGTCGTCGGCGAGGCAGGATTCGGGACGCGAGTCGACGTGGACTGA
- a CDS encoding NAD-dependent epimerase/dehydratase family protein, translating to METPLAGNTVLVTGGAGFIGSHLVDALAPDNEVRVLDNFSNGTREHVHEEATVIDGDLRNPMDIQRAARDVDVIFHQGAVVSVSESVDAPRATNEINLEATLDMFEQARLEDARVVVASSAAVYGHPVEVPITESARLEPTSPYGVQKLALDHYARLYNDLYGLETVALRYFNVYGPRQQGPYSGVISTFLEQARADEPITIEGDGEQTRDFVHVDDVVRANLQAATTDAVGTAYNVGTGTRTSIGELATLIREVTDSSSRIVHRDPRTGDIRHSVADISRAGDRLGFEPLIDLETGLRGLVSSSKRTTAAAGADDDAAGQGGDTPEPVGTGE from the coding sequence ATGGAGACACCACTCGCCGGCAACACGGTTCTCGTCACCGGTGGCGCCGGCTTCATCGGCAGCCACCTCGTCGACGCGCTGGCCCCCGATAACGAGGTGCGCGTCCTCGACAACTTCTCGAACGGCACCCGCGAGCACGTCCACGAGGAGGCGACCGTCATCGACGGCGACCTGCGAAATCCGATGGATATCCAGCGAGCAGCCCGCGACGTCGACGTGATCTTCCACCAGGGAGCGGTCGTCAGCGTTTCCGAGAGCGTCGACGCCCCACGGGCGACCAACGAGATCAACCTCGAGGCCACCCTCGACATGTTCGAACAGGCACGACTCGAGGACGCCCGGGTGGTCGTCGCCTCGAGCGCTGCCGTCTACGGACACCCCGTCGAGGTGCCGATCACCGAGTCTGCACGCCTCGAGCCGACGTCGCCCTACGGCGTCCAGAAGCTGGCTCTCGACCACTACGCCCGTCTGTACAACGACCTGTATGGACTCGAAACAGTTGCCCTGCGCTACTTCAACGTTTACGGCCCGCGGCAGCAGGGCCCCTACAGCGGCGTGATCTCGACGTTCCTCGAGCAGGCTCGCGCCGACGAACCGATCACTATCGAAGGTGACGGCGAGCAGACGCGCGATTTCGTCCACGTCGATGACGTCGTCCGGGCGAATCTGCAGGCGGCGACGACGGACGCCGTCGGCACCGCGTACAACGTCGGCACCGGAACTCGAACATCGATCGGCGAGCTCGCAACCCTCATCCGGGAGGTAACCGACTCGTCGTCACGAATCGTCCATCGTGATCCTCGAACGGGCGATATCCGCCACAGTGTCGCCGACATATCACGAGCCGGCGATCGCCTTGGATTCGAGCCATTGATCGACCTCGAGACCGGACTGCGCGGACTCGTTTCTAGTTCCAAACGAACGACAGCAGCGGCCGGTGCGGACGACGATGCTGCCGGTCAAGGAGGCGATACCCCTGAGCCGGTCGGCACTGGAGAGTAA
- a CDS encoding helix-turn-helix transcriptional regulator, producing MPLTHLPIRHVLPALDRFTVYLEPPLLVLTQLQSQGQSDELSHVAAVFGILVLGLLGGVLFLRNRLAESSPTQRSHEPPTESLLTDRERVCSLIEQNGGRMKQSAIVDSVDWSKAKVSRLLAELEDDDEITKLRLGRENLVCIRGNEPSLSQSSEPPSDVH from the coding sequence ATGCCACTCACACACCTACCAATCAGACACGTTTTACCGGCACTGGATCGGTTCACAGTCTACCTCGAACCGCCACTGCTCGTGCTCACGCAGTTGCAAAGCCAGGGCCAGAGCGACGAACTGTCACACGTCGCTGCCGTGTTCGGTATCCTGGTGTTGGGACTTCTGGGTGGCGTTCTCTTTCTTCGGAACCGGCTAGCAGAGTCGAGTCCGACACAGCGGTCACACGAACCCCCGACAGAGTCGCTTCTTACCGACCGCGAGCGGGTGTGCTCGCTCATCGAACAAAACGGCGGCCGGATGAAGCAGTCAGCGATCGTCGACTCCGTCGACTGGTCGAAGGCGAAGGTGAGTCGTCTGCTGGCGGAGCTGGAAGACGACGACGAGATTACGAAGCTTCGACTCGGGCGGGAGAACCTCGTGTGTATCCGCGGGAACGAACCCTCACTCTCACAGTCGAGTGAGCCACCCAGTG